One window from the genome of Haladaptatus paucihalophilus DX253 encodes:
- a CDS encoding DUF7269 family protein: MNVRSVVTAVGVLAVGWGLAVVFAPGLATLFPLRDLFVKFVGLLAFVQGLRVVQSRRHTDIDGTDTGDPETNVTLPIPGQEFDERLRSVHSGPRKRRFRSRKELRERLESALVEAIVQREGCSDDGARTRIETGEWTDDPEAAAFVAGQPAPRRSWREWLRQSFGSETAFQHRARRSARAVARYVEEGR, translated from the coding sequence ATGAACGTTCGGTCGGTCGTTACGGCGGTCGGAGTCCTCGCCGTCGGATGGGGGCTGGCGGTCGTCTTCGCGCCCGGGTTGGCGACGCTCTTCCCGCTTCGGGACCTGTTCGTGAAGTTCGTCGGACTGCTCGCGTTCGTACAGGGGCTTCGCGTCGTCCAGTCCCGACGGCACACCGACATCGACGGGACCGACACCGGCGACCCCGAGACGAACGTGACGCTTCCGATACCCGGGCAGGAGTTCGACGAGCGACTTCGGTCGGTTCACTCGGGACCGCGAAAACGACGGTTCCGGTCGCGGAAGGAACTCAGGGAACGTCTCGAAAGCGCGCTGGTCGAAGCCATCGTTCAGCGCGAAGGCTGTTCGGACGACGGCGCACGGACGCGCATCGAGACGGGGGAGTGGACGGACGACCCCGAGGCCGCCGCGTTCGTCGCCGGGCAACCCGCACCGCGGCGGTCGTGGCGCGAGTGGCTCCGCCAGTCGTTCGGCAGCGAGACGGCGTTCCAACACCGTGCACGGCGGTCAGCCCGTGCCGTCGCCCGGTACGTGGAGGAGGGACGATGA
- a CDS encoding DUF4129 domain-containing protein: MERDTARVIVIALLCILAIAFAAATLNSAVTDGGSGTGLGGGPGGVGSGQTNGSSPSMAGEGAPAIPLEFPCYPVLNTGPVILLILAVFLGLVALAYRKAGFLGAFAIIGPVGIPTLLLHALLTACTAPPFQGAGGLMGGNRTNFSLPKGGTGGIGNGATNVTTPSVLMFLVLGVALVGAVALLVRSSSGDQETTPEVEALDESDEDIAAVGRAAGEAADRIESESSVENEVYRAWREMTEYLNVSSPESSTPGEFAAAAVDAGMARDDVTELTSVFEEVRYGGQDASDDHERRAVDALRRIERTYAEDDE; the protein is encoded by the coding sequence GTGGAACGAGATACCGCCCGCGTCATCGTCATCGCCCTCCTCTGCATCCTCGCCATCGCGTTCGCCGCCGCGACGCTGAACTCCGCCGTGACGGACGGCGGGTCGGGGACCGGTTTGGGCGGCGGTCCCGGTGGCGTCGGAAGTGGCCAGACGAACGGATCGAGTCCCAGCATGGCCGGTGAGGGAGCCCCGGCGATACCGCTCGAATTCCCCTGCTATCCCGTCCTCAACACGGGACCGGTCATCCTGCTCATCCTCGCGGTGTTTCTGGGACTCGTGGCGCTCGCCTACCGGAAGGCGGGGTTTCTCGGCGCATTCGCAATAATCGGGCCGGTCGGCATCCCGACACTGCTCCTACACGCGCTGTTGACGGCGTGCACCGCCCCACCCTTCCAAGGCGCGGGTGGACTCATGGGCGGGAACCGGACCAACTTCTCGCTCCCGAAGGGCGGTACGGGCGGCATCGGAAACGGTGCGACGAACGTGACCACACCGTCGGTGCTGATGTTCCTCGTCCTCGGCGTCGCGCTGGTCGGTGCCGTCGCCCTCCTCGTTCGGAGTTCGAGCGGCGACCAGGAGACGACGCCGGAGGTCGAAGCCCTCGACGAAAGCGACGAGGACATCGCGGCCGTCGGGCGGGCGGCGGGCGAGGCGGCCGACCGAATCGAATCCGAATCGAGCGTCGAAAACGAGGTGTATCGAGCGTGGCGCGAGATGACCGAGTATCTGAACGTCTCCTCGCCGGAATCGAGCACCCCGGGCGAATTCGCCGCGGCCGCCGTGGACGCGGGGATGGCCCGTGACGACGTGACCGAACTGACGAGCGTCTTCGAGGAGGTCAGGTACGGCGGACAGGACGCCAGCGACGACCACGAACGGCGTGCGGTCGATGCGCTCCGCCGCATCGAGCGAACGTACGCGGAGGACGACGAATGA
- a CDS encoding UDP-N-acetyl glucosamine 2-epimerase has product MDVEIHDDRLARQMEGEDFVLAVVTATKPDFYKQAPVVAAARERGVPCFVLHTGQHYDDLLGHGLDEYDLAEHIAVDLNVRGGLSQKSAELLTRIESVADALAASYPDTTVLPVVHGDTLAAGIVPQAWLFATNSGVAHNEAGLRSMAPPFERYGTPAEFVEEQWNADWELNRTEPFPEQYDTFVGSAAATYHLAPTALNRDHLVREGYPEEVHGRERIPVVGNSVVDAIEMKKGGDGESVFDVYPILERRDDWIRVDVHRRANLLPDRFRAIVNAVIGLVEAGYNVNFVELNATKAALENYGLREKLLRLDDDHDNFFFSGLWKRHAHVYEFLESGRCFAELTDSGSMQEELNHIEEAVCLTARFNTDRPETVFEANSNLLVPPISGEFMQGMVEHVHGNDSLRERMRSEPSLYGEDVGDEIVSFLWDRRDEDPFEWAHERAGFDGGRQEFDYL; this is encoded by the coding sequence ATGGATGTCGAGATACACGACGACCGTCTCGCCCGACAGATGGAAGGGGAGGACTTCGTATTGGCCGTCGTCACCGCGACGAAACCCGACTTCTACAAACAAGCGCCCGTCGTCGCGGCGGCCCGCGAGCGAGGCGTCCCGTGTTTCGTCCTCCACACGGGCCAACACTACGACGACCTGCTCGGTCACGGACTCGACGAGTACGACCTCGCGGAGCACATCGCGGTCGACCTGAACGTCCGGGGCGGTCTCTCGCAGAAGTCGGCGGAGTTGCTGACCCGCATCGAGTCGGTCGCCGACGCGCTGGCCGCGTCGTACCCGGACACCACCGTCCTCCCGGTGGTCCACGGCGATACGCTCGCCGCCGGAATCGTCCCGCAGGCGTGGCTGTTCGCCACTAACAGCGGCGTCGCCCACAACGAAGCCGGTCTCCGGAGCATGGCCCCGCCGTTCGAGCGGTACGGGACGCCCGCCGAATTCGTCGAAGAGCAGTGGAACGCGGACTGGGAGTTGAACCGAACGGAACCGTTCCCGGAGCAGTACGACACGTTCGTCGGGTCCGCCGCAGCGACGTACCACTTGGCGCCGACGGCGCTGAACCGCGACCACCTCGTCCGCGAAGGCTATCCCGAGGAAGTACACGGTCGAGAGCGGATTCCGGTCGTGGGTAACTCGGTCGTGGACGCCATCGAAATGAAAAAGGGAGGCGACGGCGAGAGCGTCTTCGACGTCTACCCGATTCTCGAACGCCGCGACGACTGGATTCGCGTGGACGTCCACCGTCGGGCGAACCTCCTTCCCGACCGGTTTCGCGCCATCGTGAACGCGGTTATCGGGCTCGTCGAGGCGGGGTACAACGTCAACTTCGTGGAACTCAACGCCACCAAGGCGGCGCTCGAAAACTACGGTCTGCGCGAAAAACTGCTCCGACTCGACGACGACCACGACAACTTCTTCTTCAGCGGTCTCTGGAAGCGTCACGCACACGTCTACGAGTTCCTCGAATCCGGGCGGTGTTTCGCGGAACTGACCGACTCCGGGAGCATGCAGGAGGAACTCAACCACATCGAGGAGGCCGTCTGTCTGACCGCGCGATTCAACACCGACCGTCCCGAGACGGTGTTCGAAGCGAACTCCAACCTCCTCGTACCGCCGATTTCGGGCGAGTTCATGCAGGGGATGGTCGAACACGTTCACGGGAACGACTCGCTCCGCGAGCGAATGCGCTCGGAACCGTCGCTTTACGGCGAAGACGTCGGCGACGAAATCGTCTCGTTCCTCTGGGACCGCCGCGACGAAGACCCGTTCGAGTGGGCACACGAACGCGCCGGGTTCGACGGCGGGCGACAGGAATTCGACTATCTGTAA
- a CDS encoding Hvo_1808 family surface protein: MRLVGVVVVLLVCAAPVVAMVAPGGNHGNSSAAETHPPDPSSDVIGWENGYWYNESIDVNQRDGLSDAELKAYVGRAMARVEFIRDEEFTRSVDVEPLSREEYRNLVRQQAARSNTPPQRAWENQVWEGLFVTGERADAARQQTRLYQQRVAGFYVPGEDRIYVISHGQRRIDNATLVHELTHAIQDQHVDLSSSELESKTMDGRRADDGLTEGEAMYVEKRYTNRCGKSWQCVAKPDVGPKRTPYGGGPLPSYNLAMQVALIQPYSDGPAYVASRFDSGEWKAVTEEYRNPPESSKAVIHPETRTDGPERLRLGEQARSGWKLYGKRGVNGSQTVGETGIYTMFWYQGRAEGNPIIRWRQFQNPDEGKFDLFNYSSTPSDGWANDRLWPYHKGDKRGYVWRTKWETPRDATEFRRAYRDLLRGRNATRVGPDTWRIEDGPFADAFRIDRHGRTVTIVNGPTVGDLDDIRPNSKPSTNRKMRFSRIR, from the coding sequence ATGCGACTCGTGGGGGTGGTCGTCGTGTTACTCGTCTGTGCCGCGCCGGTGGTCGCGATGGTGGCTCCCGGGGGGAACCACGGAAATTCGAGCGCGGCCGAAACCCACCCGCCGGACCCGAGCTCCGACGTCATCGGCTGGGAGAACGGCTACTGGTACAACGAGAGCATCGACGTGAACCAGCGCGACGGATTGTCCGACGCTGAGTTGAAGGCGTACGTGGGGCGGGCGATGGCGCGCGTCGAGTTCATCCGAGACGAGGAGTTCACCCGGTCGGTGGACGTCGAGCCGCTGTCGCGGGAGGAGTATCGGAACCTCGTCCGACAGCAGGCGGCGCGTTCGAACACGCCGCCACAGCGTGCGTGGGAGAATCAGGTGTGGGAGGGGCTGTTCGTCACCGGCGAGCGCGCCGATGCCGCCCGCCAGCAGACCCGACTCTATCAACAGCGCGTCGCGGGGTTCTACGTCCCGGGAGAGGACCGAATCTACGTCATCTCGCACGGCCAGCGCCGCATCGACAACGCGACGCTGGTGCACGAACTCACCCACGCGATACAGGACCAGCACGTCGACCTGTCGTCGTCGGAACTCGAATCAAAGACGATGGACGGCCGCCGCGCCGACGACGGCCTGACGGAGGGCGAAGCGATGTACGTCGAGAAGCGGTACACGAACCGGTGTGGGAAGTCGTGGCAGTGCGTCGCCAAGCCCGATGTCGGGCCGAAGCGGACGCCGTACGGCGGCGGCCCGCTTCCGTCCTACAACCTCGCCATGCAGGTTGCGCTGATTCAGCCCTACTCCGACGGTCCCGCGTACGTCGCCTCGCGGTTCGATTCCGGCGAGTGGAAGGCGGTGACCGAGGAGTATCGAAACCCGCCGGAGTCGTCGAAGGCGGTCATCCACCCCGAGACGCGAACCGACGGTCCCGAACGCCTCCGCCTCGGCGAACAGGCGCGAAGCGGCTGGAAGCTCTACGGCAAACGCGGCGTCAACGGGTCACAGACGGTCGGAGAGACCGGCATCTACACCATGTTCTGGTATCAGGGACGGGCCGAGGGGAACCCCATCATCCGCTGGCGACAGTTCCAGAACCCCGACGAAGGGAAGTTCGACCTGTTCAACTACTCCAGTACGCCGTCAGACGGCTGGGCGAACGACCGACTCTGGCCGTACCACAAGGGGGACAAACGGGGGTACGTCTGGCGAACCAAATGGGAGACGCCCCGTGATGCGACCGAGTTCCGACGAGCGTACCGCGACCTGCTTCGCGGACGGAACGCGACCCGCGTCGGTCCGGACACGTGGCGCATCGAGGACGGGCCGTTCGCCGACGCCTTCCGCATCGACCGCCACGGGCGAACGGTGACCATCGTCAACGGGCCGACGGTCGGCGATTTGGACGACATTCGGCCGAATTCGAAACCGAGCACGAACCGGAAAATGCGGTTCTCGCGGATTCGGTGA
- a CDS encoding DUF4097 family beta strand repeat-containing protein, with amino-acid sequence MNRRTLTAGLASGFAAALTGCVSRLSTADQTNKTEHRTFQVQSGTRLAVENENGSIDVRRHDGSDVDVTMKIHAREGGSLDDVSLSDAKTADELRLRVHADADDVSVALTVRYPNSVPVGELRSTNGRIDATVVTAGDSAAVRTENGSIDVKLLEVARDTDVRTENGSIDAALASDLDATVSATTKNGSLNASGLDFSSEELSMTGFTGVLGDGSNDLSFETENGSISLSATSE; translated from the coding sequence ATGAACCGGCGAACGCTCACGGCGGGACTGGCGAGCGGTTTCGCGGCCGCCCTCACCGGGTGCGTCTCCCGACTCTCGACGGCGGACCAGACGAATAAGACCGAGCACCGGACGTTTCAGGTACAAAGCGGAACGCGGCTGGCGGTCGAGAACGAAAACGGGTCGATAGACGTTCGTCGCCACGACGGCAGCGACGTCGATGTGACGATGAAAATTCACGCCCGAGAGGGTGGCTCGCTCGATGACGTCTCCCTTTCGGACGCGAAGACGGCGGACGAACTTCGCCTGCGCGTGCACGCGGACGCGGACGACGTGAGCGTGGCGCTGACGGTTCGCTACCCGAACTCCGTCCCGGTCGGAGAGCTACGGAGCACGAACGGACGCATCGATGCGACGGTGGTCACCGCCGGAGACAGCGCGGCCGTTCGAACCGAGAACGGCAGCATCGACGTGAAACTGCTCGAAGTCGCGCGCGACACCGACGTTCGAACCGAGAACGGCAGTATCGACGCGGCGCTCGCGTCCGACCTCGACGCGACTGTTTCGGCGACGACGAAAAACGGGTCGCTAAACGCGAGCGGACTCGACTTCTCCTCGGAAGAACTCTCGATGACGGGGTTCACCGGCGTCCTCGGCGATGGGTCGAACGACCTCTCGTTCGAGACCGAGAACGGGTCTATCTCGCTCTCCGCCACCTCGGAGTAA
- a CDS encoding transcription initiation factor IIB — protein sequence MTSTKIQQTDERTAAHSNQPRTRKRRARTNEHEDERATEHEHEDERADHRCPECGGSLVTDSEHAETVCSQCGLVVEADGIDHGPEWRAFDASERDSKSRVGMPTTKMMHDKGLSSNIGWQDKDAYGRSLSSRQRQKMQRLRTWDERFRTRDSKERNLKQALGEIDRMASALGLPKNVRETASVIYRRALNEDLLPGRSIEGVATASLYAAARQSGVPRTMDEVTTVSRIDGMEFKRTYRYIVRELGLGVKPADPEQYLSRFESELDLTHETKRRAHDLLKTAKGTGITSGKSPVGLAAAALYAAALLEDEKLTQDEVSDVSDVSTVTIRNRYHELLTAADETDALPTTAGTDEATA from the coding sequence ATGACGAGCACGAAAATCCAGCAGACGGACGAGCGGACCGCAGCGCATTCGAACCAACCGCGGACGCGAAAGCGACGGGCACGGACGAACGAACACGAGGACGAACGGGCGACGGAGCACGAGCACGAAGACGAGCGGGCGGACCACCGCTGTCCCGAATGCGGTGGCAGCCTCGTCACCGACTCGGAACACGCCGAAACCGTCTGTAGCCAGTGCGGCCTCGTCGTCGAAGCCGACGGCATCGACCACGGCCCCGAGTGGCGCGCCTTCGACGCCAGCGAACGCGATTCGAAATCCCGCGTCGGGATGCCGACGACGAAGATGATGCACGACAAGGGGCTGTCGAGCAACATCGGCTGGCAGGACAAGGACGCCTACGGACGGTCGTTGAGTTCGCGCCAGCGCCAGAAGATGCAACGCCTCCGAACGTGGGACGAGCGCTTCCGCACCCGCGACAGCAAGGAGCGCAACCTCAAACAGGCGCTCGGCGAAATCGACCGCATGGCCAGCGCGCTCGGCCTCCCGAAGAACGTGCGCGAGACGGCGAGCGTCATCTACCGCCGCGCGCTGAACGAGGACCTCCTGCCGGGGCGCTCCATCGAGGGCGTCGCAACCGCCTCGCTGTACGCCGCGGCGCGCCAGAGCGGCGTCCCCCGCACGATGGACGAGGTGACCACCGTCAGCCGCATCGACGGCATGGAATTCAAGCGCACCTACCGCTACATCGTCCGCGAACTCGGCCTCGGCGTCAAACCCGCCGACCCAGAGCAGTACCTCTCGCGCTTCGAGAGCGAACTCGACCTCACCCACGAGACCAAGCGCCGCGCCCACGACCTGCTCAAGACGGCGAAAGGGACGGGTATCACGAGCGGGAAATCGCCCGTCGGCCTCGCCGCCGCGGCGCTGTACGCCGCCGCCCTGCTCGAAGACGAGAAGCTCACGCAGGACGAGGTGAGCGACGTCTCGGACGTGAGCACCGTCACGATTCGCAACCGCTACCACGAACTGTTGACCGCGGCCGACGAGACGGACGCGCTCCCGACGACCGCCGGTACCGACGAGGCGACAGCCTAA